In Methanobrevibacter sp. TMH8, a single genomic region encodes these proteins:
- a CDS encoding anaerobic ribonucleoside-triphosphate reductase activating protein, with translation MEVGGTIISSIEYDGKISLVIFMAKCPLRCPYCQNSELLENGEETSLQEIFELIDDSQDYIDAVVVSGGEPLVHSGDVIKILKYAKSLGLKTKVDTSGCYPKRLDEILKYTDYIAIDIKAPFDKYKEIIGTDIGNNVKKSMKIANNSDNTFLECRTTYVPTLLDHDDIKQISNEIECDLYTLQQFRNKSVLDERLEKIESPNPNELRKLAKEIKPVLNKVKVKTAEFGEECI, from the coding sequence ATGGAAGTTGGAGGAACAATAATATCTTCAATTGAGTATGATGGAAAGATATCTCTAGTTATCTTCATGGCTAAATGTCCTTTAAGATGCCCATATTGTCAGAACAGCGAATTATTAGAAAATGGTGAGGAAACATCATTACAAGAAATATTTGAACTTATTGATGATTCGCAAGATTATATTGATGCAGTTGTAGTATCTGGAGGAGAGCCACTAGTTCACTCTGGAGATGTTATTAAAATATTAAAATATGCAAAATCTTTAGGACTTAAAACTAAGGTAGATACTAGTGGTTGTTATCCTAAACGTTTAGATGAAATTTTAAAGTATACTGATTATATAGCTATTGATATCAAAGCTCCTTTTGACAAATATAAGGAGATTATAGGTACTGATATTGGAAATAATGTCAAAAAAAGTATGAAAATAGCAAATAATAGTGATAATACTTTTTTAGAGTGTAGAACTACGTATGTTCCAACACTTTTAGATCATGATGACATTAAACAAATTTCTAATGAGATAGAATGTGATCTTTATACATTACAACAATTTAGAAATAAAAGTGTTTTGGATGAAAGGTTAGAAAAAATAGAAAGCCCTAATCCAAATGAACTAAGAAAATTAGCTAAAGAAATTAAACCTGTATTAAATAAAGTTAAAGTAAAGACAGCTGAATTTGGTGAGGAGTGTATTTAA